In Montipora capricornis isolate CH-2021 chromosome 4, ASM3666992v2, whole genome shotgun sequence, a single genomic region encodes these proteins:
- the LOC138047341 gene encoding uncharacterized protein yields the protein MMWDEVKIQMKIAWNLKGAGITGFSTSEDELKVLHDVFSTAVEPGAQKASYIVQFLWRDLTSIFDLIGPYFPVGSSMQSSVLQEFLMLTLKALTSYGFKVSIMLCDGASSNLTVLKLLSGHPKAQFPARPDAETSRECYYVDASFTNPEDPLGNPIFLMICPSHQLKNMIAALYSSREQGAKDFCKDEEKFGWCTVERVFTQDLERAENRLSRRVPGLKYAFVYRDNWTRLNVRPAKIMQQRFMIAAIKDLANEPNEDASACGKTAEYLEACNLIFEQGLLSRRRINDEKSPVLANVRKGMEFFENWCASHEGTVYEDNSKKSRQKKFLAWQTWDLLRLVVHGFLSFCDWFFKNVSSNEGYFISPLRINGSAIESIYSVLKFASGGNLSALFLWSCPWQTYKEERNGQKRVFRKGLQGCTYQCWWIRCSCCCGIHKQPCSSESEVC from the exons ATGATGTGGGATGAAGTCAAG ATTCAGATGAAAATTGCCTGGAATCTCAAAGGGGCTGGCATTACTGGCTTTAGTACTTCAGAGGATGAGCTGAAGGTGCTACACGATGTGTTCAGCACAGCGGTGGAGCCTGGTGCCCAGAAAGCGTCTTACATAGTGCAGTTCCTTTGGAGAGACCTAACCTCTATCTTTGATTTAATTGGTCCTTACTTTCCTGTTGGAAGTTCTATGCAATCCAGTGTTTTGCAGGAGTTTTTAATGCTTACTCTAAAAGCACTAACCAGTTATGGCTTTAAGGTGTCAATTATGCTGTGTGATGGAGCATCATCAAACCTTACTGTATTAAAGCTTCTCTCTGGCCACCCTAAAGCTCAGTTTCCTGCTAGACCTGATGCTGAAACATCCAGGGAATGCTACTATGTGGATGCCTCATTTACAAATCCAGAGGACCCACTGGGAAACCCTATTTTCTTGATGATATGCCCAAGCCATCAG CTGAAAAACATGATAGCAGCCCTTTATAGTTCAAGGGAACAGGGTGCCAAAGACTTCTGCAAAGATGAAGAAAAATTTGGATGGTGCACAGTTGAGAGGGTGTTTACCCAAGACCTCGAAAGGGCAGAAAATAGGTTGAGCCGTAGAGTTCCTGGGTTAAAATATGCATTTGTATACAGGGATAACTGGACGCGCCTGAATGTGAGGCCAGCGAAAATAATGCAG CAACGGTTTATGATAGCAGCCATCAAAGACCTTGCAAACGAACCAAATGAAGATGCAAGTGCATGTGGAAAGACAGCAGAGTACCTAGAAGCATGCAACCTGATATTTGAGCAAGGTCTCCTAAGCCGCCGAAGGATTAATGATGAAAAGAGCCCTGTTTTAGCAAACGTAAGGAAGGGGAtggaattttttgaaaattggtgTGCTAGCCATGAAGGAACAG TTTATGAAGacaattcaaagaaatcaagACAGAAAAAGTTTCTAGCATGGCAG ACATGGGATCTTCTGCGCCTTGTTGTACATGGGTTTTTGTCATTTTGTGACTGGTTCTTTAAGAATGTTTCATCCAATGAGGGATATTTTATCAGTCCACTTCGCATAAATGGTAGTGCGATCGAGTCCATTTATAGTGTTTTAAAGTTTGCAAGTGGAGGGAATCTGTCTGCCCTTTTCTTATGGTCCTGCCCTTGGCAAACTTATAAAGAGGAAAGAAATGGACAGAAACGAGTATTCAGAAAAGGGTTACAGGGATGTACCTATCAATGTTGGTGGATCAGATGCAGCTGCTGTTGTGGGATCCATAAACAACCTTGTAGTTCAGAGTCAGAAGTTTGTTAA
- the LOC138046818 gene encoding uncharacterized protein: MHQSSKPVKEKLAKFLIAYRNTLHSTTGVSPAQLLLTRLDLVKPNLNRKIVNQQHQQSIRAANEKGRQRRQLEVGDSVMSRDYRGDLKWRAGLIVNKTGPLMYEVEVAPGIIWRRHIDQLKPTAVEATDTDNVEVSQPQVASAPAPIQLSTPPNVNGTVPETPEADQPEMVSVPTLKAPEATPVSSTVRERRYPQRVRRAPKKLDL, encoded by the coding sequence ATGCATCAAAGCTCAAAGCCAGTGAAGGAGAAATTGGCAAAGTTTCTCATAGCCTATAGGAACACTCTTCACTCCACTACCGGTGTGAGCCCGGCACAGTTACTCCTTACTCGCCTAGATTTGGTAAAACCCAACCTGAACCGTAAGATTGTTAACCAACAGCACCAGCAGAGCATCAGGGCCGCAAATGAGAAGGGTAGACAGCGTCGTCAGTTAGAGGTTGGTGACTCAGTGATGTCACGTGATTATCGAGGGGATCTGAAGTGGCGTGCAGGGCTGATTGTCAATAAGACAGGTCCGCTGATGTACGAGGTGGAAGTGGCACCAGGGATTATTTGGCGTCGACATATCGACCAGCTGAAGCCAACAGCAGTTGAGGCCACTGATACTGACAATGTTGAGGTCAGCCAACCCCAAGTGGCCAGCGCACCAGCGCCAATCCAACTGAGTACTCCACCCAATGTGAATGGTACAGTTCCAGAGACCCCCGAGGCAGATCAACCGGAGATGGTTTCTGTTCCCACACTTAAAGCTCCTGAAGCGACCCCAGTCAGTTCTACGGTCCGTGAGCGGCGATACCCTCAGAGAGTGCGCAGGGCACCAAAGAAACTCGATCTCTGA
- the LOC138046817 gene encoding uncharacterized protein: MPNESDAASNPLRNLGKVQKFIVGADFEAYAEQLEFFFMANGVTDSKQKKAVLLTNLPTETYQLAKDLMAPILLREDSLTYDTIVERLQKQLKPQKSALVARYEFDNRARNAGETVSQYVAVLKHLAMDCKFNDAMRLERLRDRLVSGIRDKRMMSELLKLKLEDLTFDIAVAKCIAIEQSYKDVEALQGGKESNPVDLLAKSKHSRKPKPKKEVKPSGKRGSPSSKEPGDQSCYRCLGNHDHKSCPFLKEKCHHCNKTGHIARACKSKKRETQDAHSPAHYVDGDDYLGSLEVYSVSDKDHVI; the protein is encoded by the coding sequence ATGCCCAACGAGTCTGACGCGGCATCGAATCCGCTTCGTAACCTTGGAAAAGTTCAGAAGTTCATAGTGGGAGCTGACTTCGAAGCTTATGCAGAACAGCTAGAATTCTTCTTCATGGCCAATGGTGTGACCGACTCGAAACAGAAAAAGGCCGTCCTGTTAACTAATCTGCCCACTGAAACGTACCAACTGGCGAAAGATTTGATGGCCCCGATATTGTTAAGAGAAGACTCTCTCACGTACGACACGATCGTAGAGCGTCTCCAAAAGCAATTGAAGCCCCAGAAATCAGCTTTAGTCGCCAGGTATGAGTTTGACAACCGAGCACGTAACGCTGGAGAAACGGTGAGTCAGTATGTTGCTGTCTTAAAGCATCTAGCTATGGATTGCAAGTTTAATGATGCCATGCGTTTGGAAAGGCTCAGAGATAGATTGGTTTCGGGTATTCGAGATAAGAGAATGATGTCAGAGCTTTTGAAACTCAAACTCGAGGACCTGACTTTTGACATTGCTGTAGCGAAGTGCATCGCTATTGAGCAATCTTACAAGGATGTTGAAGCTCTTCAGGGGGGTAAAGAGTCAAACCCAGTTGATTTGTTAGCCAAGTCAAAACATAGCAGGAAGCCGAAACCTAAGAAAGAAGTCAAACCTTCAGGGAAACGGGGTTCCCCATCCTCTAAAGAGCCGGGTGATCAAAGTTGCTACCGCTGTTTGGGAAATCATGATCATAAAAGTTGTCCATttctaaaggaaaaatgtcaccACTGTAACAAGACCGGCCATATTGCAAGGGCTTgcaaatccaagaaaagggAGACACAAGATGCCCACTCCCCTGCCCATTATGTGGACGGCGATGATTATTTGGGATCCCTAGAGGTTTATAGTGTGAGCGACAAGGATCATGTCATATGA